In Nicotiana tabacum cultivar K326 chromosome 11, ASM71507v2, whole genome shotgun sequence, a single window of DNA contains:
- the LOC142166358 gene encoding uncharacterized protein LOC142166358, which yields MKEKFVRSAGTLHEEKHGSGARNFVRYARILQKESMTQVLTWKTREYSSSFGNQTPTWRTREYISSFGNQTPTWKISEYSSSFGNQEPTWRISEYSSSFGNQAPTRRTREYSSSFGNQAPPGEQGNIVQALAIRCPLGEQGNTVQVFCNQAPTWRTREYSSCFCNQTPTWRTREYSSRFDNQAPTWRTRKYSSRFGNQAPAWRTREYSSRFGNQAPSWRTKEYSSSLGNQAPT from the exons ATGAAAGAAAAATTTGTTCGATCTGCAGGAACCCTACATgaggaaaagcatggttcaggggcaaggaattttgttcgttATGCAAGGATCCTCCAGAAAGAGAGCATGACTCAG gtgctcacctggaaaacaagggaatacagttcgagttttggcaatcagacacccacctggagaacaagggaatacatttcaagttttggcaatcagacgcccacctggaaaataagcgaatacagttcaagttttggaaatcaggagcccacctggagaataagcgaatacagttcaagttttggtaatcaggcacccactaggagaacaagggaatacagttcaagttttggtaatcaggcgccacctggagaacaagggaatatagttcaagctttggcaatcaggtgcccacttggagaacaaggaaatacagttcaagttttttgcaatcaggcacccacctggagaacgagggaatacagttcatgtttttgcaatcagacgcccacctggagaacaagggaatacagttcaagatttgacaatcaggcgcccacctggagaacaaggaaatacagttcaagatttggcaatcaggcgcccgcctggagaacaagggaatacagttcaagatttggcaatcaggcgcccagttggagaacaaaggaatacagttcaagtttaggtaatcaggcgcccacctaa